CTTAAGTGCGCCCTGGGGGAGGCACCCTGCGACCCCATCGGACGACGTCTGAAAAGTACGCCCTACACGAGTAAATTGAGCGCTGTGTGGAATGGATGGCGATTACCCCGAACCCGATTCAAAATGGGATTTCTGATCCTCCCTCCTTTTTACATCTTTGttgaaaatgaatttttatcgaaggttgggaaagaaggagagaggaatgGAGACGGCACGTTTATTCTCGGACATGTCTTTCGAGTTTTTTAACGCCGTGACAGTTCGACAAAACGATGTTGACATGATGAAATGACATATGAAACGAGTACACCTCGGGATTTCTAAAGCCGGAATATTTAGTACGACCGGACGATTGTCAGCAAGATCTGCAACTGGTATAATTTCGCCGAGTTTAATCTCCATTGTGAGAGACACATAGGGAGCGGAGGGCTCCACGTTAATTGTCGCGTTTCCATCGTCGCAAAGTAAACACCGAGGGGTTCAAGCATTTTCGCGTGTCTATAGAAATGGAAGTCGAAGTTATACCGACCTCGAGTCCTCATCGAAAGTGCTGTGTATTAAGCGCACTTGTCGCTCGGTAGTTCGATTTGCGcaaactttgttttcttcgtgGAAAGGTTCTTCCTCACTTTTTAGCTCTTGTTCCTCTTTCTGCCCGCACGAGGCAGTGAAATGCCTTgtgaaagattaaaattagCATCGGGAGTTCCCGGACAGACTGCACGTACTCGCCGGAAATGTTAAACATCAAATATCGTGAAACCCgcgataatattatacatgaatCTCGGGAGGAAACTATCGCGCATACATAAGCTTACGCATACTACATAAAACCGACTTGAAAATTCTCTCGAAATACCACGTCGTTATTTTATCCTAGGTTTAGTGCCACTGATTCTGAGAGGCTCCTGCCCGCAATGCAACCCGGAGGAGACACGTCAGATCAAGAAGGTCCTTTCTCACATTCAGCGATCCTTCCCGAAGGAGTGGAACAGGATAGTGCAACAATACGCCGGAGTTCCGTAAACgagatatgatataatataagcgAGCCGTCCACGACGAGGCTGTATGTATAGGGATATAGTATAATACGAAAAGGTACAATGGGTATTGTTTACGAGGAATAATATCGATCATACTCGGTATTGTTGTTAAAGTTGTAAA
The Ooceraea biroi isolate clonal line C1 chromosome 4, Obir_v5.4, whole genome shotgun sequence genome window above contains:
- the LOC105280467 gene encoding uncharacterized protein LOC105280467; protein product: MAAAIKVLVLTLACTLLATVAATESDDDAQQSGRSRVSDAQLNIALSDKRYLTRQLKCALGEAPCDPIGRRLKSLVPLILRGSCPQCNPEETRQIKKVLSHIQRSFPKEWNRIVQQYAGVP